In Bacillus sp. SM2101, a single window of DNA contains:
- the bluB gene encoding 5,6-dimethylbenzimidazole synthase → MFSNEERDAVYKVIGRRRDIRSFLSDPLPVDAIQRILQAGHSGPSVGFMQPWNFILITTDDVKEQLAWAADKERKALAIHYEGERKNNFLDLKVEGLKQAPLTICVTCDPTRGGSHVLGRNSIPETDIMSVSCAIQNMWLASCVEGIALGWVSFYKKNDVRDILNIPPHIDPVALLSLGYTDNYPKAPLLEIHNWEKRQDLQKLIYYETWGAKGELHEEV, encoded by the coding sequence ATGTTCTCAAATGAAGAACGAGATGCTGTTTACAAGGTCATCGGCAGAAGAAGAGATATTCGATCCTTTTTATCTGATCCATTACCAGTAGATGCTATTCAACGAATTCTTCAGGCAGGGCATAGCGGTCCATCAGTTGGATTTATGCAGCCATGGAATTTCATTTTAATAACTACAGACGATGTGAAAGAACAGTTAGCTTGGGCAGCGGATAAGGAACGTAAAGCATTGGCCATTCATTATGAAGGGGAGAGGAAGAACAACTTTTTAGATTTAAAAGTTGAAGGTTTAAAGCAAGCGCCACTAACGATTTGTGTTACATGTGACCCGACACGCGGTGGTTCACATGTACTCGGGAGAAATTCGATACCTGAAACTGATATTATGTCTGTTTCTTGTGCCATCCAAAATATGTGGTTAGCCTCTTGTGTCGAAGGAATTGCACTAGGTTGGGTAAGTTTTTACAAAAAGAATGATGTTAGAGACATATTAAATATTCCTCCACATATCGACCCAGTTGCACTTCTATCACTTGGTTATACAGATAATTACCCTAAAGCTCCTTTGCTAGAAATCCATAACTGGGAAAAGCGTCAAGATCTACAAAAGTTAATCTACTATGAAACATGGGGAGCTAAAGGGGAGTTGCATGAAGAAGTTTAG
- a CDS encoding nucleoside triphosphate pyrophosphohydrolase, with the protein MPLYNKLVRDYIPQIIEESGKKYRIKHLSEEEYTEELKKKLIEEMQEYLDAKDHESAIEELADVLELIHALAKVHHVTIEKVEERRDLKNQNRGGYKDKVFLIDVEDH; encoded by the coding sequence ATGCCCTTGTATAACAAACTTGTTCGTGATTACATACCTCAAATTATTGAAGAATCAGGAAAGAAATATCGAATAAAACATTTATCAGAAGAAGAATATACGGAAGAATTAAAGAAAAAACTGATAGAAGAAATGCAGGAGTATCTTGATGCTAAAGATCATGAATCTGCTATAGAAGAGTTAGCTGATGTACTTGAACTCATACATGCATTAGCAAAAGTTCATCATGTAACCATTGAGAAAGTTGAGGAAAGGCGAGATTTAAAGAACCAAAATAGAGGTGGCTATAAAGATAAAGTGTTTCTCATTGATGTGGAGGATCATTAA
- a CDS encoding PC4/YdbC family ssDNA-binding protein, which produces MANIKYEVIDRFGVLSESAKGWTKELRSISWNDRDPKFDIREWSPDGEKMGKGITVTKDELIKLRDMLNTMEL; this is translated from the coding sequence ATGGCAAATATAAAATATGAAGTAATAGATAGATTTGGAGTTCTTTCTGAGTCAGCGAAAGGTTGGACAAAAGAGCTTAGAAGTATTAGCTGGAACGATAGAGATCCGAAATTTGATATTAGAGAGTGGTCTCCTGATGGCGAAAAAATGGGTAAAGGTATCACAGTTACGAAAGATGAATTGATTAAGCTCAGAGACATGTTAAATACGATGGAGCTGTAA